Proteins encoded together in one Ammospiza caudacuta isolate bAmmCau1 chromosome 27, bAmmCau1.pri, whole genome shotgun sequence window:
- the LOC131568545 gene encoding keratin, type I cytoskeletal 19-like: protein MSCTVRQVVTTCTQGRASTGSNAAGTARRVSSASSGRHAAYDLGAVVGSFSGGSVSEGLLGKQLSAGSAAGGSFGATQRACSALGFSTGGVCTRGGFPRAGAGCGDGILFANNEKATMQNLNDRLASYLDKVRLLEGDNADLECKIREWYAKVGPICEPRDYSCYHKEIEDLQNQILCAAMETNKILLNIDNNRMTADDFRVKYETECGLRQNVDADICNLRPVLDQLASCKTDLQLQCEALTEEMCCLKTNHEEEMSCLRKQATGDVSVEVNACPGPDLRKILEDLRCQYETLMERNRKETEQWYACKVEEVNLEVVTSSQEIESSNKQVTELRRQLQALEINVQAQLTMKENLESSLTETECRYNKCLDELQNQISCVEQRLAEIRAEMECQNQEYKTLLDVKCRLEQEIQTYHCLLEGGQHDIIGAAGRGVGATAAGRSTGLKGSLCQPCLP, encoded by the exons ATGAGCTGCACTGTCAGGCAGGTCGTCACCACctgcacccagggcagggccagcacgGGCAGCAAcgcagctggcactgccaggagggTCTCCTCTGCCTCCTCGGGCAGACACGCTGCCTATGACTTGGGAGCTGTGGTTGGCAGCTTCTCCGGCGGCAGCGTGAGCGAGGGATTGCTCGGGAAGCAGCTGAGCGCCGGCAGCGCGGCTGGTGGCAGCTTCGGAGCCACCCAGAGGGCTTGTTCTGCCCTGGGATTCAGCACAGGAGGAGTCTGCACTCGAGGTGGCTTCCCCAGGGCcggggctggctgtggggatGGGATCCTGTTTGCTAACAACGAGAAGGCGACCATGCAGAACCTCAACGACCGCCTGGCCTCGTACCTGGACAAGGTGCGGCTCCTGGAGGGGGACAACGCCGACCTGGAGTGCAAGATCAGGGAGTGGTACGCCAAGGTGGGGCCCATCTGTGAGCCACGGGACTACAGCTGCTACCACAAGGAAATCGAAGACCTTCAAAACCAG ATCCTGTGTGCAGCCATGGAGACTAACAAAATCCTTCTGAACATTGATAACAACAGGATGACTGCTGATGACTTCAGAGTGAA GTATGAGACCGAGTGTGGTCTCCGGCAGAACGTGGACGCCGACATTTGCAACCTCCGGCCCGTCCTGGACCAGCTGGCCAGCTGCAAGACTgacctgcagctgcagtgtgaggCTCTGACAGAGGAGATGTGCTGCCTAAAGACCAACCATGAGGAG gaaatgAGCTGTCTGAGGAAACAGGCCACTGGGGATGTGAGTGTGGAGGTCAatgcctgccctggcccagacCTGAGGAAGATCCTGGAGGATCTGAGGTGCCAGTACGAGACACTGATGGAGCGCAACCGCAAAGAGACGGAGCAGTGGTACGCCTGCAAG GTGGAGGAGGTGAATCTGGAGGTGGTCACAAGCAGCCAGGAGATCGAGTCGAGCAACAAGCAGGTGACTGAGCTGAGGCGTCAGCTGCAGGCCCTGGAAATCAATGTACAAGCCCAGCTCACTATG AAAGAAAACCTGGAATCCTCTTTGACGGAGACCGAGTGTCGCTACAACAAATGCCTGGATGAGCTGCAGAACCAGATCTCCTGTGTGGAGCAGCGGCTGGCTGAGATCCGAGCGGAAATGGAGTGCCAGAACCAGGAGTACAAGACCCTTCTGGACGTCAAGTGTCGCTTGGAGCAGGAGATCCAGACCTACCACTGCCTGCTGGAGGGTGGCCAACACGACATCAT AGGGGCGGCAGGAAGAGGAGTtggtgccacagcagctggcagaAGCACGGGGCTgaagggcagcctgtgccagccctgcctgccctga